The Fluviicola sp. genome contains a region encoding:
- a CDS encoding leucyl aminopeptidase family protein, with product MNFNTSAAFDQQEGLVVLVGKKIETQTRLPKTVAEELEIFHKNADLQFLHLPLKGKHFVFIKEQANDEKLRIMGHKLRTALPKEVKSIFIDGGKNNSLLLAEGFALSGYQYLKYRKEAKKEKYALETIDFSAKITASAIEELSATLKAVFWARDLVNEPVSGLNATQLAEAIEEKGKEAQFSVTILEKSKIESLKMGGLLAVNKGSVDPPTFTIIEYKPKKASNKKPIVLVGKGVVYDTGGLSLKPTAGSMDAMKSDMAGAAMMAGTIYAAAMMELPIHLIGLIPATDNRPGLNAYTPGDIITMYDGTTVEVLNTDAEGRMILADALAYSDKFKPELVIDAATLTGAAARAIGTRAAIMMGNADRKYFTMLNEAGMETYERMVEFPFWDDYYDDMKSKIADLNNVGNGYAGMITAGKFLEHFVKAPYIHMDIAGPAFLDRPQDYRGVGGTGTGIRLMINFLKRLA from the coding sequence GGCTGCCGAAAACGGTGGCCGAAGAACTGGAAATCTTTCACAAAAATGCCGATTTGCAATTCCTGCATCTTCCTCTGAAAGGGAAACACTTTGTGTTTATCAAAGAGCAGGCAAACGATGAAAAATTGCGCATCATGGGGCACAAACTTCGTACTGCTTTGCCAAAAGAAGTCAAAAGCATTTTCATTGACGGAGGAAAAAACAACAGCCTTCTGCTGGCTGAAGGTTTCGCACTTTCGGGTTACCAGTACCTGAAATACCGGAAAGAGGCAAAAAAGGAAAAATACGCATTGGAAACCATCGATTTTTCTGCAAAAATTACTGCTTCGGCCATTGAAGAACTTTCGGCAACTCTGAAAGCCGTTTTCTGGGCGCGCGATTTGGTAAACGAACCCGTTTCCGGGTTGAATGCCACGCAATTGGCAGAAGCTATCGAAGAAAAAGGAAAAGAAGCGCAGTTTTCAGTAACGATCCTGGAAAAATCCAAGATCGAATCCCTGAAAATGGGTGGATTGCTAGCCGTAAACAAAGGATCGGTTGATCCGCCGACATTTACCATCATCGAATACAAACCCAAAAAAGCCAGCAACAAAAAGCCAATTGTTCTGGTCGGAAAAGGAGTGGTATATGACACCGGAGGTTTGAGCTTAAAACCAACTGCGGGTTCTATGGACGCCATGAAATCCGATATGGCAGGAGCCGCAATGATGGCCGGAACCATTTACGCAGCAGCCATGATGGAACTTCCTATCCACCTGATCGGGTTGATTCCTGCAACGGACAACCGTCCAGGATTAAATGCTTATACTCCGGGAGACATCATTACCATGTACGACGGAACAACCGTAGAAGTGTTAAACACCGACGCAGAAGGCCGCATGATCCTGGCAGATGCATTGGCTTATTCCGATAAGTTCAAACCGGAACTGGTGATTGACGCAGCCACCTTAACAGGAGCAGCTGCACGCGCCATCGGGACACGCGCTGCGATTATGATGGGAAATGCTGACAGAAAATACTTCACCATGCTCAACGAAGCAGGAATGGAAACCTACGAACGCATGGTCGAATTCCCGTTCTGGGACGACTATTACGACGATATGAAATCAAAAATTGCCGATTTGAACAACGTTGGGAACGGCTATGCCGGAATGATTACCGCCGGAAAATTCCTCGAGCACTTCGTAAAAGCACCGTATATCCACATGGATATCGCCGGACCGGCTTTCCTTGACAGACCTCAGGATTACAGAGGTGTTGGAGGAACGGGAACAGGAATCCGTTTAATGATTAACTTCTTAAAACGCCTTGCATAA